The Apostichopus japonicus isolate 1M-3 chromosome 20, ASM3797524v1, whole genome shotgun sequence genome contains a region encoding:
- the LOC139961950 gene encoding uncharacterized protein, translating to MMRKKLFQLFRLALIIIDMTEAGRLCDFAAKFPNQVNQCSPLPGKSSLNSTCPPNMIYGNCSCQATCEDPNGQSGCKSDCLGGEGCICPAGFLMEGTNCINASECGCFVTATHLVLPNGERYVNDNCTQNCSCNNNQLICEDYSCSTSTVCGVKNGVRQCYCDDGFEGSSNSTCPPNMICGNCSFQATCEDPNGQSGCKSDCLGGEGCICPAGFLMEGTNCINASECGCFVTATHLVLPKGEKYVNDDCTQKCSCKKTQLICKDYSCSTYGVCGVKDGVRQCYCNEGFEGNGKTCESLYTDCQDVYDAGHIRSGVYTIKPTGWPGFSFEVNCKMDSGGGWTVFQRRTDGSTSFYRNWAAYKNGFGDKNSFWLGNEKLHYLTNQRNYQLRIDTTSSGGTARYAQYAEFQIESESNNYRMNKLGTHSGNTGNYFYHNRGEQFSTYDRDNDSCGKFDCAEEHSSGWWHSDDWCGCRISTSCSYFTHGGRFSICKSICTRDNLNGIYDESSGKSIIYTYKVDSDNYRHHCNTKFVEMKIRPTS from the exons ATGATGAGGAAGAAATTGTTTCAGCTTTTCCGGTTGGCCCTTATCATCATCGATATGACGGAGGCTGGAA GATTGTGTGATTTTGCTGCGAAGTTTCCGAATCAAGTAAATCAATGTTCTCCTTTACCTGGTAAAA GCTCATTGAATTCTACGTGTCCTCCGAACATGATCTATGGGAACTGCAGTTGCCAAGCAACATGTGAAGATCCCAACGGACAATCTGGTTGTAAAAGTGACTGTTTGGGTGGTGAAGGTTGCATATGTCCAGCTGGTTTCTTAATGGAAGGGACTAACTGTATCAATGCAAGTGAATGCGGGTGTTTTGTAACAGCTACCCACTTAGTTTTACCA AATGGAGAAAGATACGTCAACGATAACTGCACACAAAACTGTTCTTGTAACAACAACCAACTGATCTGTGAAGACTACAGCTGCAGTACTTCTACCGTGTGTGGTGTCAAGAATGGAGTCCGACAGTGTTATTGTGATGATGGATTTGAAG GTTCATCGAATTCTACGTGTCCTCCGAACATGATCTGCGGAAACTGCAGTTTCCAAGCAACATGTGAAGATCCCAACGGACAATCTGGTTGTAAAAGTGACTGTTTGGGTGGTGAAGGTTGCATATGTCCAGCTGGTTTCTTAATGGAAGGGACTAACTGTATCAATGCAAGTGAATGCGGGTGTTTTGTAACAGCTACCCACTTAGTTTTACCA AAAGGAGAAAAATACGTCAACGATGACTGCACACAAAAGTGTTCTTGTAAAAAAACCCAACTGATCTGTAAAGACTACAGCTGCAGTACTTATGGTGTGTGTGGTGTCAAGGATGGAGTACgacagtgttattgtaatgaGGGATTTGAAGGTAACGGTAAAACTTGTGAATCCTTGTATACAGACTGCCAGGATGTTTATGATGCTGGACATATACGAAGTGGCGTGTATACAATCAAGCCAACTGGATGGCCTGGTTTTTCATTCGAAGTAAATTGTAAAATGGATTCCGGTGGAGGATGGACC GTTTTTCAACGTCGCACTGATGGCTCTACTAGTTTTTATCGAAACTGGGCTGCATACAAAAACGGGTTTGGTGACAAGAACAGTTTCTGGCTTGGAAATGAGAAGCTTCATTACTTGACAAACCAGAGAAATTACCAGCTTCGCATTGACACCACTTCTTCCGGTGGAACGGCTAGATATGCTCAATATGCAGAGTTTCAAATAGAGTCTGAGAGCAACAACTACAGGATGAATAAACTGGGCACACACAGTGGAAACACAG GTAATTACTTCTATCATAACAGAGGTGAGCAGTTCAGCACATATGACCGAGACAACGACTCATGTGGTAAATTCGACTGTGCAGAGGAGCACAGCAGCGGCTGGTGGCACTCCGATGACTGGTGTGGTTGTCGTATTTCTACCTCTTGCAGTTATTTCACACACGGCGGCAGGTTTTCAATTTGTAAGTCAATTTGTACTCGTGACAACCTCAACGGGATATATGATGAAAGCAGCGGAAAAAGTATCATTTACACTTATAAAGTTGATTCTGATAATTATCGACACCACTGCAACACCAAATTCGTTGAAATGAAAATTCGACCAACCTCTTGA